A single genomic interval of Camelina sativa cultivar DH55 chromosome 11, Cs, whole genome shotgun sequence harbors:
- the LOC104725433 gene encoding uncharacterized protein LOC104725433, which produces MAFSYIRELRISVTLVVFFFLLVSFPGNTYSDEDESDAGGAGGGVGGGGTGFGGGGTGVGGGGIGSGTGFNGGGTCFGGGGSGASGIGGGGVGGLGSGGGNGGFGGGGGGGLGGGGGNGGFGGGGGLGGGGGGEDPPEIVAKALECLNEKHIYRECEETWRLTLTGDLNIPLGRTEEFCQGPCFSETHLALHCIEDIIHHYRFFNRATIHDIRETLKSGCSYGPERGDFNVLEHIEDEEENGSEKMMKSRFGSLFLGTVLFTIALLI; this is translated from the exons ATGGCGTTTTCATACATCAGAGAGCTCCGGATCTCAGTCACCCTTgtcgtttttttcttcctcttagTTTCCTTTCCAG GGAACACTTACAGTGACGAAGACGAATCAGATGCAGGAGGTGCAGGTGGAGGAGTTGGAGGTGGCGGAACAGGATTTGGCGGTGGTGGGACAGGTGTGGGAGGCGGAGGGATAGGTTCTGGTACTGGATTTAACGGCGGAGGGACATGTTTTGGCGGAGGAGGATCGGGTGCTAGTGGCATTGGTGGAGGAGGAGTCGGAGGATTAGGCAGCGGCGGTGGTAACGGAGGctttggaggaggaggaggaggaggattaggTGGCGGTGGTGGTAACGGAGGttttggaggaggaggaggattaggcggtggtggtggtggagaagaTCCACCGGAGATAGTTGCAAAAGCTTTGGAATGCTTAAATGAGAAACAc ATATACAGAGAGTGTGAAGAAACATGGAGGCTAACGTTAACCGGAGACCTGAATATTCCATTGGGGAGGACAGAAGAGTTCTGCCAAGGACCATGCTTCTCCGAGACACATTTGGCTTTGCATTGCATTGAAGACATTATTCACCACTACAGATTCTTTAACAGAGCCACCATCCACGACATCCGTGAAACCCTCAAGTCCGGTTGCAGCTACGGACCCGAACGAG GTGATTTCAATGTTCTGGAGCatattgaagatgaagaagaaaatggaagtgagaagatgatgaagtcAAGATTTGGGTCGTTGTTCCTTGGGACTGTTTTGTTCACCATTGCCTTGCTTATCTAA
- the LOC104725434 gene encoding beta-D-xylosidase 1-like translates to MYNGGVAGLTYWSPNVNILRDPRWGRGQETPGEDPIVAGKYAASYVRGLQGTAAGNRLKVAACCKHYTAYDLDNWNGVDRFHFNAKVTQQDLEDTYNVPFKSCVSEGKVASVMCSYNQVNGKPTCADENLLKNTIRGQWRLNGYIVSDCDSVDVFFNQQHYTNSPEEAAAASIKAGLDLDCGPFLAIFTEGAVKKGLLTENDINLALANTLTVQMRLGMFDGNLGPYANLGPRDVCTPAHKHLALEAAHQGIVLLKNSGRSLPLSPRRHRTVAVIGPNSDVTETMIGNYAGKACSYTTPLQGISRYARTLHQAGCAGVACKGNQEFGAAEAAARQADATVLVMGLDQSIEAETRDRTGLLLPGFQQDLVTRVAQASRXGPFLAIFTEGAVKKGLLTENDINLALANTLTVQMRLGMFDGNLGPYANLGPRDVCTPAHKHLALEAAHQGIVLLKNSGRSLPLSPRRHRTVAVIGPNSDVTETMIGNYAGKACSYTTPLQGISRYARTLHQAGCAGVACKGNQEFGAAEAAARQADATVLVMGLDQSIEAETRDRTGLLLPGFQQDLVTRVAQASRSPVILVLMSGGPIDVTFAKNDPRVSAIIWAGYPGQAGGAAIANIIFGAANPGGKLPMTWYPQDYVAKVPMTVMAMRASGNYPGRTYRFYKGPVVFPFGFGLSYTTFTHSLAKSPLAQLSVSLSNLNSANAIFNSSSHSIKVSHANCNSFPKMPVHVEVSNTGEFDGTHTVFVFAEPPKNGIKGLGVNKQLITFEKVHVTAGGKQTVQINVDACKHLGVVDEYGKRRIPMGEHKLHIGDLKHTILVQPQL, encoded by the exons ATGTACAATGGAGGTGTGGCCGGGCTGACATATTGGAGTCCAAATGTGAATATATTGAGGGATCCACGGTGGGGCCGAGGCCAAGAAACTCCTGGTGAAGATCCTATCGTTGCCGGAAAATACGCCGCCAGCTACGTCAGGGGACTTCAGGGCACCGCCGCCGGTAACCGCCTTAAAGTCGCCGCATGTTGCAAACATTACACCGCTTATGATCTTGATAACTGGAATGGCGTCGACCGTTTCCATTTCAACGCTAAG GTCACCCAACAAGATTTAGAAGACACATACAATGTACCATTCAAATCATGTGTCTCCGAAGGAAAGGTCGCAAGTGTTATGTGCTCGTACAACCAAGTCAATGGAAAGCCCACATGTGCTGATGAAAATCTCTTAAAGAACACTATTCGTGGTCAATGGCGTCTCAATGG GTACATCGTCTCAGATTGTGACTCTGTTGATGTTTTCTTCAACCAACAACATTACACCAACAGTCCGGAAGAAGCCGCCGCCGCCTCTATTAAAGCCG GTTTGGACTTGGACTGCGGGCCGTTTTTGGCGATTTTCACGGAAGGTGCGGTGAAGAAAGGATTGCTAACGGAGAATGACATCAATTTAGCACTTGCTAATACATTAACGGTCCAGATGAGACTTGGTATGTTCGATGGCAATCTTGGACCGTATGCTAATCTAGGGCCAAGAGACGTTTGTACTCCGGCCCATAAACATTTAGCTCTTGAAGCGGCTCATCAAGGGATTGTTCTTCTCAAAAACTCCGGTCGGTCTCTTCCACTCTCCCCTAGGCGCCATCGCACCGTCGCCGTGATTGGACCAAACTCCGATGTCACCGAGACTATGATCGGAAACTATGCAGGGAAAGCGTGCTCCTATACGACGCCGTTGCAGGGTATCTCTAGATACGCGAGGACACTTCACCAAGCTGGTTGTGCCGGCGTGGCTTGCAAAGGAAACCAAGAATTTGGTGCGGCTGAGGCAGCGGCGCGTCAAGCCGACGCAACGGTTCTTGTGATGGGATTAGATCAGTCTATAGAGGCGGAGACACGAGATCGAACGGGGCTGCTTTTACCGGGGTTCCAACAAGACCTAGTGACCCGTGTGGCTCAAGCTTCCAGAANCGGGCCGTTTTTGGCGATTTTCACGGAAGGTGCGGTGAAGAAAGGATTGCTAACGGAGAATGACATCAATTTAGCACTTGCTAATACATTAACGGTCCAGATGAGACTTGGTATGTTCGATGGCAATCTTGGACCGTATGCTAATCTAGGGCCAAGAGACGTTTGTACTCCGGCCCATAAACATTTAGCTCTTGAAGCGGCTCATCAAGGGATTGTTCTTCTCAAAAACTCCGGTCGGTCTCTTCCACTCTCCCCTAGGCGCCATCGCACCGTCGCCGTGATTGGACCAAACTCCGATGTCACCGAGACTATGATCGGAAACTATGCAGGGAAAGCGTGCTCCTATACGACGCCGTTGCAGGGTATCTCTAGATACGCGAGGACACTTCACCAAGCTGGTTGTGCCGGCGTGGCTTGCAAAGGAAACCAAGAATTTGGTGCGGCTGAGGCAGCGGCGCGTCAAGCCGACGCAACGGTTCTTGTGATGGGATTAGATCAGTCTATAGAGGCGGAGACACGAGATCGAACGGGGCTGCTTTTACCGGGGTTCCAACAAGACCTAGTGACCCGTGTGGCTCAAGCTTCCAGAAGTCCAGTGATTTTGGTCCTTATGAGTGGTGGACCAATCGATGTAACCTTCGCTAAGAATGATCCACGTGTTTCTGCCATCATATGGGCCGGGTATCCGGGTCAAGCGGGTGGAGCTGCCATTGCCAATATCATCTTTGGTGCTGCTAATCCTG GAGGAAAGCTACCAATGACATGGTATCCACAAGATTATGTGGCTAAGGTGCCAATGACGGTAATGGCCATGAGAGCATCTGGAAATTACCCTGGAAGGACTTATAGATTCTACAAAGGTCCAGTCGTATTTCCATTTGGGTTCGGTTTAAGTTACACTACCTTCACTCATAGTTTAGCCAAAAGCCCATTGGCCCAACTATCAGTTTCACTCTCCAATCTCAACTCTGCCAATGCCATTTTCAACTCTTCATCACACTCCATCAAAGTGTCTCACGCCAACTGCAACTCATTTCCGAAAATGCCCGTCCATGTCGAGGTATCGAACACCGGTGAATTCGACGGAACACACACGGTCTTTGTCTTTGCCGAGCCGCCGAAAAACGGAATAAAAGGATTGGGTGTGAACAAACAATTGATAACGTTTGAAAAGGTTCATGTCACGGCAGGGGGGAAACAGACCGTTCAAATTAATGTTGATGCTTGCAAGCATCTTGGTGTGGTGGATGAGTATGGAAAGAGGAGAATCCCAATGGGTGAGCATAAGCTGCACATTGGTGACCTTAAACATACTATTTTAGTCCAACCGCAACTTTGA
- the LOC104725432 gene encoding protein trichome birefringence-like 4 has protein sequence MADPKNLFLITKHPSTTQIFLTSLFFLSLFLLSSSSLSDFSPSLIVSSFTSRLLTAANFFSSPSSSTSTASDTTMFLSSVSHRRIRVNNESKIDPVTKELTSCDIFDGTWVFDDSEPVYSPGYCPFVEDKFNCFKNGRPDLGFLRHRWQPHGCSIPRFDGKKMLKILRGKRVVFVGDSLNRNMWESLVCSLRSTLEDKNRVSRVSGKQSNLQNEGFYGFRFKDFDCSIDFIKSPFLVQESEALDVYGKRRETLRLDMIQRSMTKIYKNADIVIFNTGHWWTHQKTYEGKGYFQEGKRVYERLEVKEAYTKALHTWADWVDSNINSTRTRVFFVGYSSSHFRKGAWNSGGQCDGETRPIQNETYTGAYPWMMKVVESVISDMKTPVFYMNITKMTWYRTDGHPSVYRQPVDVRGSSPAARMFQDCSHWCLPGVPDSWNQLLYATLLVSYSSLRDKSLGNLL, from the exons ATGGCGGATCCAAAGAATCTCTTCCTCATCACGAAACATCCATCAACCACACAGATCTTTCTAacgtctctcttcttcctctctctcttcctcctctcatcttcatctctctcagATTTCTCTCCATCACTCATCGTCTCAAGCTTCACCTCTCGTCTTCTCACAGCAGctaacttcttctcttccccttcttcttccacttcaacTGCTTCAGACACGACTATGTtcctctcctctgtttctcacaGAAGAATCCGAGTTAATAACGAGTCAAAGATCGATCCCGTAACCAAAGAACTCACTTCTTGCGACATTTTTGATGGGACTTGGGTCTTTGACGATTCTGAACCGGTTTATTCACCTGGTTATTGTCCTTTCGTTGAAGATAAGTTTAACTGCTTCAAAAATGGTCGACCTGATTTGGGTTTCCTCCGTCATCGATGGCAACCTCATGGATGCTCGATCCCAAG ATTCGATGGGAAGAAGATGCTGAAGATTCTGAGAGGGAAAAGAGTTGTTTTCGTTGGTGATTCATTGAATAGAAACATGTGGGAGTCTCTGGTTTGTTCACTTAGGTCAACATtagaagacaaaaacagagtttctagggtttctggAAAACAGAGTAATCTACAAAACGAAGGTTTTTACGGTTTCAGGTTCAAA GACTTTGACTGTTCTATTGACTTCATCAAGTCACCATTCCTCGTTCAAGAATCAGAAGCTTTAGATGTGTacgggaagagaagagagacgcTGAGACTGGATATGATCCAACGATCGATGACGAAGATATACAAAAACGCAGACATTGTTATATTTAACACTGGTCACTGGTGGACTCACCAGAAAACATACGAAGG GAAAGGTTATTTCCAGGAGGGGAAGCGAGTTTACGAAAGATTAGAAGTGAAAGAAGCTTACACAAAAGCTCTGCATACATGGGCTGATTGGGTTGATTCCAATATCAACAGTACTAGAACAAGAGTCTTCTTCGTCGGTTACTCCTCTTCACATTTTAG AAAAGGGGCATGGAACAGCGGAGGACAATGCGATGGAGAAACAAGACCGATACAGAACGAGACGTACACAGGAGCGTATCCATGGATGATGAAAGTGGTCGAATCAGTAATCTCTGATATGAAAACGCCTGTGTTTTACATGAACATAACGAAGATGACTTGGTACAGAACGGACGGTCATCCGTCGGTTTATAGACAGCCTGTGGATGTCCGTGGAAGTTCTCCTGCAGCCAGAATGTTTCAAGATTGTAGCCACTGGTGCCTACCTGGAGTTCCTGATTCATGGAACCAGCTTCTCTACGCTACTCTGCTAGTTTCATATAGTTCCTTGCGTGACAAGTCACTTGGAAATCTCTTGTAG
- the LOC104728734 gene encoding uncharacterized protein LOC104728734 yields MGDVDLIVCPCIDCHNIDRHAGSIVVDHLVTRGMDEAYKMRSDWYHHGKLNPVVDGESNQSQWNDEIFGLYQAAEYLDEEFANTDEFSQIAEGEDLKEDEFLAKLADAETTLYPSCVNHSKLSAIVSLFRLKTQNGWSDKSFNDLLETLPEILPEDNVLHTSLYEVKRFLKSFDMGYQKIHACVNDCILFSKKYQTLENCPKCKASRWKTNMHTGEVKKGVPHKVLWYFPIIPRFKRMFRSVDMAKDLRWHFNNKSNDGKLRHSVDSVTWDQMNAKYPSFASEERNMRLGLSTDGFNPFNMKNTMYS; encoded by the coding sequence TTGATTGTATGTCCTTGCATTGATTGTCATAATATAGATCGGCACGCTGGCAGTATTGTAGTTGATCATCTGGTAACAAGAGGAATGGATGAAGCATATAAGATGCGGTCtgattggtatcatcatggaAAATTGAATCCAGTGGTTGATGGTGAAAGCAATCAAAGTCAGTGGAATGATgagatttttggtttatatCAAGCTGCTGAATATCTGGATGAGGAGTTTGCTAATACGGATGAGTTTAGTCAGATTGCAGAGGGTGAGGATTTGAAAGAAGATGAGTTCCTTGCAAAGCTTGCAGATGCTGAAACAACTTTATATCCATCATGTGTCAACCATAGCAAGTTGTCAGCTATTGTATCACTGTTCAGACTAAAGACACAAAATGGCTGGTCTGACAAGAGCTTCAATGATCTGTTGGAGACATTGCCGGAGATATTACCAGAAGATAATGTGCTGCACACATCACTATACGAGGTGAAGAGATTTTTGAAATCCTTTGATATGGGTTACCAGAAGATTCATGCATGTGTCAATGATTGCATCCTATTCAGTAAGAAGTACCAGACGCTTGAGAACTGTCCTAAATGCAAGGCTTCAAGATGGAAGACTAACATGCATACTGGAGAAGTAAAAAAAGGTGTCCCTCATAAAGTATTATGGTACTTCCCCATAATCCCACGCTTTAAGAGAATGTTTAGGTCTGTGGATATGGCTAAGGATTTAAGGTGGCACTTTAATAACAAGAGTAACGATGGAAAACTCCGCCACTCTGTGGATTCAGTCACATGGGATCAGATGAATGCTAAATACCCTTCATTTGCATCTGAAGAAAGAAATATGAGGCTTGGACTTTCCACTGATGGATTTAATCCATTCAACATGAAGAATACCATGTATAGTTGA